The stretch of DNA GCATTGACAAAAAGTCACTATGGCATAGAAAGGTTTGGTAGGCATGCATCTAACAGAACTGAGATGGTCAGTGGTTTGGATCGTTATTAGAAATGGTTAATGAAACAATTAATGAATGAGTGCTCTTTATAtcattcaatctttttttttttggttcgaCGATCATGAAAAAATATTCTCAAAATAACGTGGAACCTATGTATCTGAAAAACATTACTGATTAATTAGAATTATAATTATCGATTAAGGGCACAGAGGAAAATGAAAATCGCTCATCAGGATTTAATCCCAAAAAACGAAAACAAGAACAACAACCAAAATAACATTCTTTAACATAAAAAAGAATCAGCAACCCACATATCATTCATCGGTCACAGATCAGGGGCATCAATCGAGTTCGCCATCATATGCAGAAAACAAGACTACGCAAGCATAAGGCAAATGATCTTCGTCAAGAAATGATTAAGGGTTTTTTGAAGCGATTGTGGAATCGGGAGCGAGGGTTTACTTGGTGACCGTCTCCTTGTGGACCTGGAGGACGTGGATGGCCATGCCACCGGCGGTGGAGAGCTTCTTGTGACATACATGGCACTTAAAGTGCTTGGCCTTCTGATGCTGGACAAGGATCTTCTCGTCGTCGAACACCCGATCGCAGTAGTAGCACCACACCTTCGACgggcgcttcttcttcttccccatcgCTGCGACCCTTTATCGTAGGAATCAGTTTTATGGATGTCTCTTTGTTCGATCGGACGCCGGAGCGTTCGGAGATCAGGGTTTTGGAGACAGCCGATCAAAGAGGAAACCGAATGGAAGAAATTTCCCGTATCGAAAATAAACAGGGGAAGACGCAGCGAGCGGCAGACTGGTTTCCTGCGCTCCTTGCGTTGAGATTTGCGAACCTCCGAACCCGATCGATGTTAATGCGGGTTTGGTAACATAGGGTGGACCCGGTAAGGAAGCAAGTGCGGGACCCGTTTTTCGCGGAAGAAGTAATAAAGAAGCCAGAGGTCTTTGGAGCTTTCGGCTTCAGTTGAGAGGAAATTTCTGTGATATAAATCGTGGTTCCCTTGCTATATAAAATAgaaacaaaaagaatatatagGATTTTGAAATgccaaattaattaaaaataactttttaACAGTCCTAAAatagaaataattattttttttttacgatTTCATCTGCTTTTTTCAAGGTTCCATGAAAATTTtggtaaaaaaatttataatttcagCTTAAATTATCTAAAAGTAAAAATAAGATAATTTCAGCTTTTAAGATTcggttaattaaaaaaataaatccttTAATTGTCCAAAAATATAAACAATGGTCAATTAGGGCTTTTCTAGACATTTATAAGATttcataaaaaatttaatttttttggagAAAAAAATCTTAATTACATTGTTATTAAATAGGACACTAAAAATAGTATAATCTcattcaaaaaataatataactaaaATTTCAAAAAGAttctaaaaatttcataaaaccaattctaataatattcaaatgatttttaacCTAAACTGATTCTGTATCCACATTAAATTTgctaaaagttaaaaaaaatattataggttTTTAAAGttaaattaacataaaataaacATTTCGATGGTCCAAAAAGAgtaaaaattatcattatttaggGCTTTATCTAGTATTTGTTAAGGTTTCATTAAAATTTaggtaaaaaattataattacatcttaaattgatcaaaaataaaaattaaaaaatctcaTTTTTTTAGGTTAAATTAGCTGAAAATAGGTTTGTTAATAGTCCAAAAATAGAAACAATGTTCATTTAGGGCTTTTGAATAAGACTAAAAAATATTGTAACACCGATCCCACGTAAATAAAAATAGTTACTGATTCATAAGTGATGTATTGgggacaatttttttttttttttctagagccAGTATTCTTTAGATCATAAAGAATTCTAGTTTGGAAAGTAATTCttatgaagcaaaaaaaaaaacctcaaaaTTTAAGGTTTGATTGTTCAATATCTATTTCATGTATTTTTAGGCTATAGGTTTTGATGGGGGAGAAGATATCAGAAATTTAGAAATgatgacaaaaaagaaaaaaaaaaataagttgaGGTTAACACAAAAGTATATGAATTAATTTCAAATGATCGAATAATTAAGTTTTTCTCTAAAGTGAAGATAGGTAAGGAGTGCTAaactatataaattttattatttttatttgattgtTAATTTTTAAGATTTCTCGTTTGGTTTGAGCTTTTTCTCCTCCCAACAAGTTGATATTAGATCATAAATGTTTTATTCGAACAAATATTCAACATGGATGATGtcaattatttttataaagataTTTGAAGGTATATCTTTTTGTTCGATAAGACATAACAAGAAATTAAATGGTTGAGAAAGAAAAACTTCAAAAGATGAATGAGGAAGACGTTTAAAGAAAGGTATATTTTTCTGCCAGAGAAACAAAGCGTATGAAAATTCTCACcaggtaaaaaaaaaagatgacgtccaattctattttattttattagataCAGTAGTATTGATATATGTACATCTGTTTGTATATTATATGAAAACCCTATATGTTTAACCGGGGACTCGGTGGCAATACATGTCAGCTCGATCGACGCTAAGGATCCGTACCCGAAAAAGAAAACGAAAAACACTTCGGGTCGGATTCGGGTCGGGCATTTTACGAGAGTTTTGGGAGTCGTTTAACGGCCCAGGCTTGGCGTCGAAGTCTGCGCCAACCGGATGTGGTACTTCAAAGTCTGTTAGTTGGATACGGGTCGGGCATTTTCGGAGAGTTTTGGGATTAGCCCATTTAACGGCCCAGGCTTGGCGTCCATATCCATTTAACTGGATATGGTTCAGAGAGTCTGAATCCACGATGGCATTGGAGGTTTGCCGTAAAGAAGGGGAGCTGCACCGCGTTCGGATCTGATTCTTTACAGACGGACCGTGGGAGAAGCCGAGAAGGGGGCGAAAAGGCGGCGGCGGCCATGGCAACTCCCGATCCCGATAAACTCATGGCCAAGGCCGACAAATTGTAAGCCCTTTTCTTCATCTACCCCATGATCACtctcttttttgttctttcctCTGTTCTCCGTCAATCTTTTTTTCGGGCTTTCCTTTTCCCGGTTCGTTTTACCTGATATTGATGTTTCTTATAATCTCGTTTAATGTTATTATTGTGATCGATTCTTTCTTTTCTGGATCCATTCATCAGATCAGAAATCATGTTGGTTTGAAATTAGGCATAAATCCTCACAAAACCCTGAAAACTCTTATCTTTTAGTTCCTTGCTTAGATTGACGTTTGAGTTTTAGAAATGTATGTGACGACGTTGATCGGATATAGGCAGTCATTGAAGTAAATGTCACACATTATATTAAAGGAGACTTTTATTGTCATTCTGTTGGCAGATTAATTTCATAATAGTGGCGTCGATACAATAGAATATGGCTTTTTGTCAATTTATATTGGTAGTGGCGTCGATTCAATGCAGATGAAATATGTATTGTGTTTTAACAAGACCAACTCTAGGATGTGGAAGTATATGATTATTTTCCTTTAGTTGTTCCTGTATCTTGCTAAGGAAATAGTTTGCACAACTTGattcttttatatattttgtaaGATCTCTCCTATTTCAAGCGAGCTCTAATTTTTGAAGGACTGATGTCGTTGTAATTTTGATTATTTCTGTTAATTACTTTGTTATTAGATTCCTAAACCATCCCAAACTGCTGGAAGACTAACAATAAACTGCTGTTAAGAAAAGTGAATCGTATAAGATATACTATTTGCATCTATTTCCAGCCTATATGATCCTGGTCTAGGCTGGATGAGGCTCGACAGCTCTTAGCCAGCTTCACTTGGAGTTCAATCCCGTCCCAATTGAGCAGTCAGGATTTACTTCCTGCTTCTGTACTTTTTCTTACTCCTATCCCATTTAGGAGTTTCTCTTTTATTGTGAAGTCCTTCCAATTTGTTGTTGATTGCTGTCCTACTAATAATAGGAAAAAGGTTTTTCAAATCATACTTGGAGCCTCCATTGACCTTCCAATTAAAGTACCAAGCTTTTATTGTGAGTCATTGTTGTTTCTGGGTGAAAATATCTCACATAAGTTGCTACATCAGCAGCCACATGTGATAAGCCCTGCTGGAGTTGGAGCTGGTTGCCCAGGATAGCCCCCAACAGGTCTGTTCAAGTCCCTAAACTGGCTGGCCTGGCTGATATGGTCTACTCTTCAGTCGGGTTTGACATCATCTCCAATCTCCTTCATAACAACATGCTGCATTGGACCTAGAGGCTTTCCTAGGCAATAGATTTATGTAGATGGTTGGTCAGTAAACTGAGCTGTGACAATTTACGTGTATTGGAGCAATATGGTAAAAGAGTAACAGTAATGATGGAAGAGGAAAGCAGATCAAGATCTTAAAGTATATACTATTGTTAGTCGATCAATGATTGTAAAGGTGAACACTGACAGTAATGATGAACGAGTACACTAGAGCAAGGTTTTGAAGTATATGTTGTTGCTGTTTGATCAATAATTGTAAAGCCTGTTATTACGCTTATCAAAAGCATGCCAAATTTTTTGGCAGTTGGGCTCTTTTGACAGTTTGACACGAGAgtgcctaatttgctacaatctgctcatatggaccttgctgaTGCTATAGTATATTTTCCAGCCCATAATGTTGCCTCATAGTTTTCAACtcaacccactcaaatatgacaactcATGAGCACATTCTTTGGATAAAGTTAcagttatttcaatatgtttttcttcatgaccaaggaatgcattaaagaagtTAGTTACTAATTGTAAAacatttaatttcgaaatttcctatgcataaaGGGTTGCTTCATGcggtagtacttattttggtgtttaggggttagaaaagaactttagaaactgatgatattgacAGAAGTTCTCTTGGAGTGCtttcttaaactctgtatctcttggatacgtccttgagtggtgagtcttttgtttttagttctgtattcttgtttattatccttggggtggtgatctttttgtatccctttatgattttaaacttggtggtgagctttcttttttattttattaaagttttatcgtgagttcaTTCCTTTCCTACTATCGACTTTCTTCCGAAATCCATTCAACATTACCCTCCGgtgtcagtttggtatcagagctaaatgtTAGAGATCatagcaaggcggaatggaaaaaatatagttggtgaaggtagtggCCATGAAGTTGATATTGAGTCGTTGAGGTTGTAGCTATGAAGATTGCTGCAtagtccacaaaaaaaaaaaaaaattgaagaacttcaaagtagaacAACCAGCATAAAATTGATGTccaagagtttacttctgatgatgatacacctcattcaagggagtcgagaagtttTTGGGCAAGACATGGAgttcaagacgagtggcagaacaaatacaacccaagATTGAATATTCTAGAgtttgaaggcaaaataaatgttgatgactttatcgattcgcttaatacagtagaaagaattttcgattttcatgaaccactagaacaaaagaaggtaaaacttgtggcactcaaactcaaacGGAATGCAtcattttggtgggaaaatctgaagaaacaaagagaatgtGGGGGGAAGAATAAGATCgtgacatgggagaaaatgaaaaaggaactgaagagaaaatatttacctgacaaTTAtaagcaagagatctttctcaaaatccatggtgtcaagcaaaaagatcttagtgtggaggagtacacagcagaattcgataatctcatgttaaaaggagagcttgtggaaccaaaagagcaaaccattgcaagatacttaggaggtctaaagtatgagattgctaaagttgttcaactgCAGCCATATTGGCCTTTAAATGATGTGAACAAGTTGGCATTAAaaattgaaaagcaacagaagtttaaaAAGAGTTCTCGGTATGGTTCAAAATAAGGCTATACAAAGGAGGAAGCTCCAAGCCtattgtccaaagcaaggtgatatcgaaggtgtaaGACAAGGGTGAATAATCTGCtagcaacaaaaaaacacctaattcttttgCCCCAAGTGGTCAAAAATGCTTCAAATATCATGGTTTTGgacatattgcttcagattgtcaaAATAAAAGAATTgttactttggttgaagatcatagtgatagaGGAGATGATAAAgccgacgacgaaccaaaatacgataatgatgaggaagaggttacttatgctgatcatggtttgtctattgtattgcaatgtaGCTTACAAGTATCCTATGTGGCtgaggatgaaagttgggtgagaaagaacgtgtttcacactaaatgcacttcttatggcaaggtgtgcttgttgATCATCGATAGTGGCAGCTTTAAGAatatggtatctttggagatggtgcagaagctaaagttggacacaatccctcatccacatccttaCCAATTATGTTGACTGCAAAAaggaatgacatcaaggtaactaaaagatgtttagtttcattttctattggaaaatattataaagattaagtatggtgtgatgttgctcctatggatgcttgtcatttgctgttaggtagaccttggcattatgatagaagggtgttgtatgatagCTACAAATATACTTATGCTTTTAAAGTAAATGAAAAGAGGATTATTTtaactccattacaaccttctgaAATCAGTGTACTAAAGAAGGAAGTCAGTGCTTTTATATCCTATGGTGAATTCAAAGGTGAATTAGATAGGGGTGGTCATGTTTTGACTTtagtggtagtagaggagaatgaacaacacaaggagacaccagcaaTCACAAAACTAATCCTGGAGGAGTTTCAAGATGttgtaccggaagagattccacatggccttccacctttaagAGAAATCCAGCATCATATTGATCTTATTTCGGGAGCTATTCTATCTAACAAGACAGCCTATAGAATGAGTcctaaggagcatgaagaacttcaaggcAAGTGgatgaattggtgaaaaatgGGTTAATTCAGGAGAGCACGAGTCCTTGTACGGTTCTagtcttgttggtgcctaagaaggatgattcttggagaatgtgtacggacaccatcaacaaaatcatagtggATTATCGTTTTCCCATtctaaggttagatgatttacttgatcaattgtgtggtgcttctattttctctaaaattgatttgaggagtggctatcatcaaataagaataaaGCTTGGAGATGAGtgtaaaacaacatttaaaactagagaaggattatatgaatggttggttatgctatttgggctatctaatgctcctagcacttttatgagatttatgaattaTATACTTAAACCTTGCATTAGGACTTTTATTGTGGTTtactttgacgatatattggtgtacaacaaAAGCGAAGACAAGCATATGAATTATCTTAaagagattttttattttgagacaacaaaagctttatgctaatatgaAAAAGTGCTATTTTTTTACTTATAATgtagtgtttttggggtatgttgtttcgaaAAATGGAATCATGATAGATCAAAGCAAgatagaagctattctcaattggccaacacctgctttattgcatgatgtgaggagtttccatggcttaacttccttttacagaagattcatcaagggttttaACTCTATTATCGCTCCAATCATCgagtgtctgaaatgtgataaattcaaatggactagtaaggctaatgatgcttttaaaCTTttaaaagaaaggtgaccgaatcTCCTATCTTAGTACTACCTAATTTTGAAaaagtgtttgaagttgaatgtgatgcatctaatgtagaATTGAAGTTGTTCTGAGTCAAGACGAAAAGCCCATTACTTTTTTTAGCGAGAAgttgaatgatacaagaaggaaatattgtacctatgacaaggagttttatgtcatttatcgagctttatctcattggagtcagtatcttcttgccaagttatttgtcctatattctgatcacgaggcattaaagttcattaatcaccaacaTAAGCTAAACAAAAGGCATGTAGCTTGGGTAGAGTTCttgcaatcttataattttacaatcaagcacaaatctggtgttcaaaacgtagttgctgatgcattgagcagaaaacATTCTTTATTATTAGCAATGGAAGTTAAAGCGGTTGGATTTAAgacattcaaagatctctatgagaatgatgtggatttcggctcaatataGCAGAATTGcacatcaggttcctttcaacgatTTTCTATCtttaatggttttctttttcgagctaatgcattgtgtgttccatcttgttctttgagacaagtaattctagctgaagctcatggtggtgttttgagaGGACATTTcgatagggacaagactctaactCTTGTTTAATCAAATTTTTATTGGCCTAAAATATTCAGAGATGTagagagacatgtaaagcaatgttgAGTATGTCATTTggtaaaaacaagaagtcaaaattctggtttataCACTCTATtactagtgccaaatgctccatgggaggatttaagtcttgatttcgttttgggactgccaaaaactcaaaggaacaaggattctatcatggttgttattgatagattttcaaaaatgtctcactttattccctacaataaatcaaatgatgtatctcatattattgatttgtattttaaggaaattgttaaattgcatggtattccaaaaactatggtgtctgatcgagactcTAAATTTCTTGGTCATTTTttaagaactctttggaggaagctggatacttttttgaatttcagcagctcgcatcatccacagacCGATGGACAAATTGAGGTAACGGACAAAAGCTTAGAAAACTTACTTAGAAGTTATGTTGGTAAGAACATTAAGCAATGAGATCTTATTCTTCCACAAAttaagtttgcctacaatcgttctatgcattatAGCATTGGTAAGAGTCTTTTTGAGGTTATTTATGGTGATAATCCTACTGGTCTTTTAGACTTAGTCCCTTATTCGACAACTAAGCTGCATGAGGATGTTAAAGCAACCATAGAAAAGCAAAATGAGATGTACATACAAGCTGCCAATAaatacagaaaacatgtggagtttaatacaAGTGATTtagtttggattcatctaaggagggAGAGGTTTTCACCGGGcaaatttgaaaaattgaaaccaaaggttgatggtccattcaaggtgcttaagagaattgacaaaaatTGTTTATGAGATCGAGTtatctgaagattacggagtgtccccaacatttaatgtggctgatttaagtccttttcatAATCATGCTAACGAAACAAATAAGGACTTGAggataagtctttttcaaccaggggagattaacACGAGAgtgcctaatttgctacaatctgctcatatggaccttgctgaTGCTATGGTATATTTTTCAGCCCATAATGTTGCCCCATAgttttcaactcagcccactcaaatatgacagctcatgagcatattttttggataaagttacaactgattcaaggtacttttcttcatgaccaaggaatgtatTAAAGAAGTTAGTTACCAACtgtaaaacatttaatttcaaaattccctatgcctgaagggttatttcatgcactagtacttatcttcgtgtttaggggttagaaagaactttagaaactgatgatattggcagaagctttcTTGTAGTGCTCtcttaaactttgtatctcttggatgcgtccttgagtgttgagtctttttgtttttagttttgtattcttgtttattatccttggggtggtgatttttctgtatccctttgtgattttaaacttggtggtgagcattCTTTTCGATCTTATTAAAATTTTATCGTGAGTTCGTTCCTTTCCTACTATTAGCTTTCTTTCGAAATTCATTTTGCATTACCCCTCGGTATCATAGTTGGTAATGCATAATGAATTGTTAAATGATACTTCTGCTTCGATTCATCTAATAAGTTATTGAATGTGTTCCTCAGATGCATACGAAAGCAACCCTCATGAAACCAAAATGTTTAGTGCCTAAAACACATGTAATCTTGTTCCGATGAGATTTAGCTCTTTAATAATGCATTTATTAGATGGTAATATTAATTAGAAATTTGAGGATGTAGAGGAATTCTTATTAGGATAATATAGTAAAGAAGGCATATTTGATCTTTAAATACATATATTTCTTTTACTGCTTTAAGCTAATGATAGTGGTATCTTTTGGCAATGGTTATTTTTTTCTGCTCCCAATTTATGTTAATGGAAACTACtaaataatctttttttattgAACTTATTATTTATCTAGAAGCTGAAAATGGAAACTTATGCTACAAGATGCACTTGTGCCTAGCATGAGTGAACTTTACCCTTgcgttgcatcattcatttttaccaCTAGGCCCAAATAAACGTTTATAGGTAAAATTTGTTTCTATGACTTGTGGCAGCTTGGTTATGGTAGTACAGATCAAAAGATTCATGTCAATGCTTTACATAACATTTGTTCTCAAAATTGACATGGGATATCTTTTGCCATTAATAAACTCAATGTTGAGACCATATACTGCATTTTCCCTGTTAGGTACATTTagaattgaaaagaaaaaaaaatatgtaaAAGAAGAGTCTCAAATTGGTTGTGGATTATTTTGAGAATTGAAGAAGTGGGAAATTTCAACTCGAAGACAGAAAAATTGTTTAAAATTGTTATAATCATTTTTTCTTGTTTACATATACTGCAGAACAAAACTCAGTTTTACAAGATGGACTGCTGATTGGAAGAACGCTACCTCATTGTATGAGCAAGCAGGTTGGTTAACATTAGTTTGGCCTTTTTTGGCGAGAATTGCTCCTTGTCTTGCTTATAAGTACaattttttgaagctattggcTACAGATTCAGGAAAGATAATGAGAAAGCAAAAGAAGCTTTTGAGAAGGCTTCCAAGGGTCAAGAAATGATTTCTTCGTATCCTATTTCCTTATACATTTTCTAAAATTTCATAAGATACTTCCCATTTGTATTTGGAAACTGTAATCTTGACAAGCTTTTTAGCCCTTGGGATGCTGCAAAACATATGGAATCTGCTGCTGCTCTAGCAAAAGAGCTTGGTCACTGGAATGAAGTTTCTGACTTCTACAGAAGGGCATCTGAGTTATACAGAGAATGTGGACGATCACAGCCTGCATCAGATGCTCTAGCAAAGGGTGCTAGGTAAGTACAAATGATGTAAACTGTATTGGTCGAATAGCACATACGAAACTTATCTTGTACGGGATTGGCTTTAGTGCCTTGGAAGATGTGGTCCCTGATGAAGCTGTTCGGTTGTACATGGATGCTTGTGTTATTCTGGAGGAAGATGGAAGGGAGCAAATGGCTTTTGATTTATATCGTGCTGCCACAAGTGTTTATGTTAAACTTGAAAGGTGCAAAGGTTCACATCCAGGCATTACTTTTAGTATATGATTTTCATGAATTCAACATgtaatttatgtatatatatactcttCTTAGTATTGTTAAAGTCTGCAAATTTTCATGTAATAGTCTAATAATGCATTATAAGTATATCTTGGTTAGTAGAACCTTCTGGTTTATAGTAATGCATACTTAAAACAATTTCATAAAGCTATATCATTCGACAACTGCATTGTCCTATATTATTCAAATACATTCTCATTCAAATCAGTTGTGCAGGCTAAAAGCTTAAAATGCCTTATTATATGCTGTTATAGTTTTTTCATATAAGTTCATGTTGGATCTAACAGACAAGTGGACCATCAAAAGctatcaatttgcattccatcaCTAAGATATTAGAGAGCATAGCTTTGTGCAAGTTTTCTCAAAGTATGGCTAGTTTCACAACCTAGTACTTCAAGGTCAATATCTGTAAGTAGAACCCTTGTCAAGTTCACTTTTTCAAATATCAGGCCATGATGCTGGCCGCATTGTGCTCCCATGGAGGTTTTAAGTCTTGATTGTTATGCAATGTATTTGTTGATGGTATATGGCAGAATAGTGCCATAAGAAACAGCCCGAGGCATGTGTTTCAGTATCATCCATGGCTCACATAAAGATTAATCTCAGTCTCTTAGATGTAATAAGTTTATTAGTTAAGTTAATATGGACCTAATTTTTTACCCAAAGCTGATTTTTTTATGCTAGACGAACTTTACCTTTCTCATTCAGTGCCTTTTTGCCTTTTGAACTTACCAATCATTTTATTCTTGAATAAGGATCAATTAGTTTAGTTGTTCCCTCTTCTGTTCCTTGAGCATGTGGTAAGTCAGTGGCCTTATCTTTTTCTTGAGTACACACTACATGGTAACTTTTAAACAAAGGACTGTTGCTTCCCTTATTCGTTTTATTGATGAAGTGACTG from Musa acuminata AAA Group cultivar baxijiao chromosome BXJ2-11, Cavendish_Baxijiao_AAA, whole genome shotgun sequence encodes:
- the LOC103971457 gene encoding gamma-soluble NSF attachment protein, whose amino-acid sequence is MATPDPDKLMAKADKLTKLSFTRWTADWKNATSLYEQAAIGYRFRKDNEKAKEAFEKASKGQEMISSPWDAAKHMESAAALAKELGHWNEVSDFYRRASELYRECGRSQPASDALAKGASALEDVVPDEAVRLYMDACVILEEDGREQMAFDLYRAATSVYVKLERYADAATFLLRWGIAADKCHAVNSQCKAYLSAIIIYLYMHDFQQAQKCYNDCSQIGAFLSSDQSRCASKLFSAYEEGDVEEIKRVAQSSPITQLDHVIIRLARKLPTGDLKELNKEEAEEEVLDENDLT